From a region of the Mercurialis annua linkage group LG1-X, ddMerAnnu1.2, whole genome shotgun sequence genome:
- the LOC126665412 gene encoding inositol transporter 4-like gives MAEVGAVSRPEDGAFNECWKVSWRTPYITRLALSAGIGGLLFGYDTGVISGALLYIKEDFEEVGKSIILQEVIVSMCVGGAIIGAAFGGYFNDRFGRKKAILGSDVVFFVGAIVMAFAHAPWLIILGRFLVGLGVGSASMTSPLYISEASPARIRGALVSTNGFLITGGQFLSYLINLAFTRIPGTWRWMLGVGAVPALIQFMVMLSLPESPRWLFRENKVKEARLILERLYPAEEVEEEIRAMLESIELEREMEASIGKDIISKVRGAFKDTIVRRGLYAGIAVQVVQQFGGINTVMYYAPTIVQFAGFASKSMALSLSLVTSGLNAIGSIISMIFVDRYGRRRLMIISLLGMIFFLVSLAVVFQEASTHAPHVSPRESYRFGANATCPSYIKEKNTTKWDCMDCLKAQCGFCANANTVKFYHPGSCVVSSKALRRECQATRRVWFETGCPSRVGYLAVVILGFYIIFYSPGMGTAPWIINSEIYPIRYRGVGGGIAAVANWTSNLIVSLSFLSMANTFTVAGAFLFFAGVTFLGLVAIYFLVPETKGLQFEEVEKMLKSGFRPSAFRRKSSEDFEILN, from the exons atggcTGAAGTAGGAGCAGTTTCAAGACCAGAAGATGGTGCATTTAATGAATGTTGGAAAGTGTCATGGAGAACTCCTTATATTACAAGACTGGCGCTATCGGCAGGCATCGGAGGTCTCTTGTTTGGTTATGATACAG GGGTTATTTCTGGTGCCCTACTTTACATTAAAGAGGATTTTGAGGAGGTTGGGAAGAGCATTATTTTGCAGGAAGTGATAGTGAGCATGTGTGTGGGAGGAGCTATCATAGGTGCAGCATTTGGGGGATATTTCAATGACAGGTTCGGTAGGAAAAAGGCTATATTGGGATCAGATGTGGTGTTCTTTGTAGGTGCCATTGTGATGGCATTTGCACACGCTCCTTGGCTCATTATTCTCGGAAGATTTCTTGTCGGTCTGGGAGTAGGATCCGCATCCATGACTTCGCCTCTCTACATATCGGAAGCTTCCCCCGCCAGAATTAGAGGAGCTCTCGTCAGCACCAACGGTTTTCTCATCACCGGAGGCCAATTCTTGTCGTACCTCATCAATCTCGCCTTCACCCGGATACCAGGAACTTGGCGTTGGATGCTGGGCGTTGGCGCTGTTCCCGCTCTGATTCAGTTTATGGTGATGCTTTCTCTTCCTGAATCCCCTCGATGGCTTTTCCGAGAGAACAAGGTTAAAGAGGCCAGACTTATCCTCGAGAGACTCTATCCTGCGGAAGAAGTCGAAGAGGAGATAAGGGCTATGTTGGAATCCATTGAACTCGAAAGGGAAATGGAAGCTTCTATCGGAAAAGATATCATCTCTAAAGTCAGAGGAGCATTCAAAGACACCATTGTTCGCAGAGGTCTGTATGCAGGCATTGCGGTTCAGGTTGTTCAGCAATTCGGAGGCATTAATACTGTGATGTACTACGCTCCCACTATAGTTCAGTTCGCTGGATTCGCTTCCAAATCCATGGCGTTAAGCCTCTCGCTCGTTACTTCAGGACTGAATGCAATTGGTTCCATCATTAGCATGATCTTCGTGGATCGATACGGGAGGAGAAGGTTGATGATTATCTCCCTGCTTGGAATGATTTTCTTCCTCGTGTCCTTAGCCGTTGTTTTTCAAGAAGCTTCAACTCACGCCCCCCATGTTAGCCCCCGAGAGTCTTATAGATTTGGTGCTAATGCAACTTGTCCCAGTTACATCAAAGAAAAGAATACAACCAAATGGGACTGCATGGATTGTCTCAAAGCACAATGTGGATTCTGTGCTAATGCCAATACAGTTAAGTTC taccatcctggatCATGCGTTGTTTCAAGCAAGGCGTTAAGACGGGAATGCCAGGCGACTCGGAGGGTATGGTTTGAGACGGGCTGTCCGAGCAGAGTAGGGTATCTTGCAGTAGTAATTCTTGGATTCTACATAATCTTCTACTCGCCCGGAATGGGGACTGCGCCGTGGATCATAAACTCCGAGATTTATCCGATACGATACAGAGGGGTGGGAGGAGGAATAGCTGCAGTGGCTAACTGGACTTCAAACCTGATTGTCAGTTTATCATTTCTTTCAATGGCAAATACTTTTACAGTTGCCGGGGCGTTCCTGTTTTTCGCAGGAGTTACTTTTCTAGGACTCGTAGCGATTTACTTCTTAGTACCtgaaaccaaaggtttacagtTTGAAGAGGTTGAGAAGATGCTGAAAAGTGGGTTCAGGCCATCAGCATTTAGAAGAAAATCTTCAGAAGATTTTGAAATACTTAATTAA
- the LOC126678741 gene encoding inositol transporter 4, with the protein MGEGVIVKADKTEFTECWNMAWKTPYILRLALSAGIGGFLFGYDTGVISGALLYIRDDFEAVAKSTKLQETIVSMAVAGAIVGAAVGGYMNDAFGRKMSILIADVLFFFGALVQAAAPSPGVIILGRILVGLGVGMASMTSPLYISEASPARIRGALVSTNGLLITSGQFLSYLINLAFTKAPGTWRWMIGIACIPPLVQFFLMLSLPESPRWLYRKNKVDEARQILEKIYDADEVEKEMKALSSSVEAEKAAEADIGTGVIAKLKSAFGNKVVRRGLYAGITVQVAQQFVGINTVMYYAPTIVQFAGFASNSVALALSLVTSGLNALGTLISMAFVDRYGRRRLMIISMIGIITFLVALSIVFMQASLHAPMISSIESAHFGANSTCSKYATAANPSKWSCMSCLKADCGFCSNPSSTYLPGACLEASKALKGECGAEKRVFFEQGCPSKFGFLAVILLGIYIIMYAPGMGTVPWIVNSEIYPLRYRGLGGGIAAVANWSSNLLVSSTYLTLTENLGAGGTFFVFAAVSCVSLCFIYWFVPETKGLQFEQVEKILEDGYKPSLCGGRKKDKDVDTA; encoded by the exons ATGGGGGAAGGCGTTATTGTGAAGGCGGACAAGACGGAGTTCACAGAATGCTGGAACATGGCTTGGAAGACTCCTTACATACTCAGGCTTGCACTGTCCGCGGGCATCGGAGGATTTCTGTTTGGTTATGATACAG GTGTTATTTCTGGCGCCCTGCTTTATATTCGGGATGATTTCGAAGCTGTTGCTAAGAGTACAAAGTTACAG GAAACAATTGTGAGTATGGCAGTGGCAGGAGCAATTGTTGGGGCTGCAGTGGGAGGATATATGAATGATGCATTTGGGAGAAAAATGTCAATTCTGATAGCAGATGTGCTCTTCTTCTTCGGAGCCCTTGTTCAGGCTGCGGCTCCTTCTCCCGGAGTCATAATTCTGGGAAGAATACTTGTCGGTTTGGGAGTTGGAATGGCATCCATGACATCTCCTCTTTACATTTCTGAAGCTTCACCCGCCAGGATTCGAGGTGCTCTCGTCAGTACCAATGGTTTGCTCATTACAAGCGGCCAATTTCTGTCTTACCTAATCAATCTCGCCTTCACCAAG GCCCCCGGAACATGGCGTTGGATGATTGGGATCGCTTGTATTCCCCCTCTAGTTCAGTTCTTCCTGATGTTATCGCTCCCCGAGTCTCCAAGATGGCTCTACAGAAAG AATAAGGTTGATGAAGCGAGGCAAATTTTGGAGAAAATATACGATGCTGATGAAGTTGAAAAGGAGATGAAAGCTTTATCTTCGTCCGTGGAAGCTGAAAAAGCCGCTGAAGCTGATATTGGGACTGGCGTGATAGCTAAATTAAAGAGTGCATTTGGAAACAAAGTAGTCCGCCGGGGTTTGTATGCAGGCATCACGGTTCAAGTTGCTCAGCAATTTGTGGGTATCAACACTGTCATGTACTATGCTCCCACCATAGTACAGTTTGCTGGATTTGCCTCAAATTCGGTTGCCTTGGCCCTCTCGCTCGTTACTTCTGGCCTCAACGCGCTAGGCACGCTCATTAGCATGGCTTTTGTCGACAGATACGGAAGGAGAAGGTTGATGATCATTTCCATGATTGGAATAATTACTTTCCTTGTAGCCTTATCTATTGTGTTTATGCAAGCTTCACTACATGCTCCCATGATTAGTTCAATCGAGTCTGCACATTTTGGTGCAAACTCTACCTGTTCTAAATACGCAACAGCCGCTAATCCATCGAAATGGAGTTGCATGTCTTGCTTAAAAGCCGACTGCGGATTCTGTTCAAATCCTTCCAGCACA TATCTCCCCGGAGCATGCTTGGAAGCAAGCAAGGCCTTAAAGGGTGAATGTGGGGCGGAGAAGAGAGTGTTTTTCGAGCAGGGTTGCCCAAGTAAGTTCGGATTTCTTGCAGTGATACTGCTCGGTATATACATCATAATGTACGCGCCTGGAATGGGAACCGTACCATGGATTGTCAACTCAGAGATATACCCTCTAAGGTATAGAGGGTTGGGCGGAGGCATTGCTGCAGTAGCCAATTGGTCATCCAATCTCTTAGTCAGCTCAACATACTTAACTCTCACGGAGAATCTCGGAGCTGGTGGCACATTTTTCGTGTTTGCCGCAGTTTCTTGCGTCAGTCTGTGTTTCATTTACTGGTTCGTACCAGAAACCAAAGGCCTGCAGTTTGAGCAAGTTGAGAAGATCCTGGAGGATGGCTACAAACCGAGCTTGTGCGGCGGACGAAAGAAAGACAAGGATGTTGATACAGCATAA